The nucleotide sequence TTGACCCAGGTCTCCGATACGAGTCATTGGTCGTCGCTCCGCTCGTTCGATCAGCGACTGCAAGGGCGCGCGCGCAGAGGCCGGGAGTGCGCGCGTCCTCGCACTCGCGGAGATGGGAACGATGGCCGAACGCGCATCGCCAGCGTGCGCGCGTTCCAGGCGGCGCACGAGCGCGAGCGCGCCTCCGAGAAGTTCTGGCGTCGCCCGATCGCGCCGTATCGCCACGATGTGCCGGCCCGAGGGACGCGACCGAAACATGACGACCGCCGGTACAGCGGGAACGGGGAGCGAGTCGACGAGCGCGAGAACGGCCGAATTGCTTGCGGATGCCTGCGCGGCAGCACGCGTGGAGATGAGGAACAGCGCGAACGCCACGCCCGCCGCAATCAGGGCTGAACGAATTGCCTGGTTCAACATGGATAGCTCTCGGTGGGGGTTGAGGTCACAGCGGTGTGCAGCCAAGGAAGTAGCGAGCGATCTCCTGCCCACTCGGGCTATACCAGACTTCCCACCAGCAGAGGTACCACTCATCGGTATCCTTCTCACCTTGGCCTCCGCCACCCTGCGGCACGCCCTCATGCTCCACGGTTGGGGGACATGGGTCCTGCGCGGCGGGCTTTGCAACGCTGCCGGCCTCGCTGGTCATGAACGAGTTGTGCGGCGGAAAGGGGAGCTGATTCTCGTTCCACGCACGATGTTGCGCCGAGGCAGTGGCCGTGTGGTCACATGACTCCGTCAGCTGCATGCTTGCGTTCACATAGTGGGTGTACCGCCACGGAATCAGCCAGGATTCTTCCTCGGTGAACGTCTGCATCGCCACTGGAGTGCCGCGCCGCACAAGGTTGATGCTGACGGTTTGGCGAGCGCGGTTGCCGAGGAATTCCATGATGGCTTGCCACCACAGGATCGAGGTCGCTCCCTCGGTCTTGAAACCGATAGTGATCTCTTTCCGAAAGATCGTCGGCGTAGCCGCGGTCCCGTCGTCTACGGCAAGCGCGGTGACGTCCCCTCGAAGGCGCGAGGCCGTGAGTTGCTCTGAAGCCAGCGCCTCCGCGCGAGTACTCACTGCAGGCCCACCGGGAATCGAGTCGGGCAGGATGAGTTGAAGCGGATGGTTATCGTCGGCAACACCCGTGGGATTGCTCCCGGGCGCGTCCGTATCGGCGCACGCCAGCGTGACAAACGCCAGGTGGGCCGCAAGCAGAAGTCGAGTGAGATTCGTCATGTTGTCCTGGCGTGCAACATTCGGCGCCAGCGCTGATTCGGCGCGCGAACGGTGCACGTATGTCGAGTAGTCGTCTCATCGGTGATCCCGACATCCGAGGTCGAAGGAGATGAGAATCGTTCGGAGCTCATGCCCGCTCGCGATTGGCGCGAACGCGGGTCCGACAACGTGAAATCGCTGCTGTGATTCGAAATGGACTGGCGAGGGCGTGGCGAGACCCGTTGAGATCTGCAGCCGGCGCGTGAGTTGACCGGACGACTGCGACCAGATCGAGACCTTCGACCCCTTCAGCTGGTCGCCGCCATCGTCCGTGAACCACAAGGCCGGCGCGTTCGCTTGTCCGCCCACGAGCGTGATCGCTTTTCGGATGCCGCCCTGGAAGCTGAGCACGGGACTGTTCCACTCCCCGGGCCGAATCACGCGCGTTCGCCATTGATTAGTCGCACCGCGACGATACGTGGCACGGAATCCGTCGCCGAACGCGGCCACTGCGGAGACGTAGATCGGTGCCTCGTCATCGCTTGCCCCCATCTCACGCAGCGGCGACTTCAACTCGAAAAGACGGATTGCCTCTCCCGGTGCCTTGCTCAAGCTGTCTCGTGTCACGGCGAGAAGTCGGCGCCTACCGCGCGCGTCCAGCACGACATCGATCCACGCCGCCTGAAGGTTGAGGTCGCGATAGCGCCACGTGCCGTCATAGCGCTCGAGCAGCAGCGCGCCATCCAACCTCCTCGCATCACGAAACCCTCGGAGTGCCGCCCACGTGAGCGTGTCACCCGAGCGTGTGAGCGCGCCGTTGTTCAGGATCTTTGGAAACACCGAGTCGGGAATGGCGATCTTCCGAACATCGCGCCACACCGTGTCGCGAAGCACGGCGTGCCATACGCCAATGCTGGAGTCGCTGGTGACAGGATTGAACGGTTTGTCGAGCTCGATGAAGAGCACATCCCACTCATTGCTGCCTCGCCTTACGGCGCGAAACGAGAAGGGAAAGCGCCCAGGAATCGGTGAATGGACGGGCCGCCAACGCCCGTGTTGGTCGCGCAGCGCCCCAACGATCGAATCACGGTGAACTTTCGGCGCCTGTGCGCGTTGGGCCTCGACATTCAGGTAGGTCGGAACGCCAAGTATCAGGAGCGACCGCGGTCCCGCGACAACCGTCGAGGGTTCGACGTACGCCGTGGTATGACGATCAAACCGGACGGTGTCGCTCGCGAGCTGCCTGGGCGCACATGCAGGAGGGGAGGACGACACCACCGGAGCTCTGGCACCTGCGGTCTGCGCAGGCGCCGAACTCGGCAGCAGCACCCACACAAGGGCCATGAAGTGTCTGCGCATTGACTTGCGGCGGGGTAACGGGGAGGTCATCGATTTAGTCCCAACGAGGTTCGCCGAACCATACACAGCGGCTTCGCGGTACCGGTTACCAGAAGAGCGCATACGGTACCGAAGCGTTGCCTGATGCGTGACGCGTGTCGCACACGGTACGCAAGTGCGTCACGTGCGCGTCACTCGGGGTCCGGAGGGGACGAGCTCCCATGCCGCCACCCCGCGCAACGTCCCCTGCATGGCCGATCATGGTCCCGTCCATAGATTGGCGGCATGACCCGTTCGCCTGAACTCGACGACCTCGCGCCACCGGCCGAGGCCCGCCAGCGCTTCCGCCGCACCCTCGCCCGCGTCCTGGGGATGCAGCTCTTCGCCCTGCTCGTGCTCTGGCTGCTCCAGGCACGCTACGCGCACTGACCGCCCATGCACCCACTCAACTGGGCGGTGGTCGCGGCCTACCTCCTCTTCGTGATCGTCGACGGGCTCCGCCGCACGCGTGGCACCAAGGGGATCGAAGGGTACTTCCTCGCTGGACGCTCGCTCCCGTGGTGGGCGGTGGGGCTCTCCGTCATGGCAACGCAGCTCTCCGCGGTGACGATGATCGGGACGACGGGCCAGGGCGCAACCGACGGAATGCGCTTCGTCCAGTTCTACTTCGGTCTCCCGCTGGCGATGGTGATCCTCGGCGTCACGCTCGTCCCGTTCCTCCACGGCGCCAAGGTCTACACGGCCTACGAGTACCTCGAGCGCCGCTTCGACCCAAGGACGCGGACGCTCACCTCGTTCCTCTTCCTCCTCTCGCGCGGGATGTCGTGCGGGACGATCATCGCCGCCCCGGCCGTGGTCTTCTCGGCGATCTTCGGCTGGCCGCTCCCCTGGTCGGTGGCGTTGATCGGGATTCCCACGGTGCTGTACACGATGATTGGCGGCGTGAAGGCGGTGGCCTGGGCCGACGTGAAGCAGATGGTGGTGATCACCAGCGCGCTGGTGGCGGTAGTGGTGGTCCTGCTGGCCCGCATCCCGGTGAGCCCCGACGCCGCGTTGCGGCTGGCGGGATCGGCGGGACGCCTGACGACCTTCGACTTCTCGTTCGACCTCTCCAAGACCTACACCTTCTGGTCGGGGATCATCGGCGGCACGTTCCTCATGCTCTCGTACTTCGGCACGGACCAGAGCCAGGTGCAACGCTACCTCGCCGCCCGCTCCGTCGATGAAGCGCGCAACTCGCTCCTCATCTCCGCCTACTGGAAGATCCCGCTCCAGGCGCTCGTCCTCATGGTCGGCGTCCTGGTCTTCGTCTTCTACCTCTTCCAGGCACCACCGCTGCTCTGGAACCCGACGCACGAAGCGCGCGTGCGCGCGGAGCGCGGCGCGGCCTATGCCCAGCTGGAGTCGCGCTACGCCACGGCGGTCGCCGCCCGCACGGACGCCGCGCGCTCACTGGCCGAGCACGCCCCGGGCGACGCCAGCGCCGCGCCGGCGCACGACACCTTCGTCCAGCGCGACGCCGACGTGACACAGGTGCGGACGGAGGCGCTGGCGCTGGCGCAGGACGTCACGGGCGGGACCTCGCGCGACGTGAACTACATCATCCCGCGCTTCGTCCTCTCCGAACTCCCCATCGGCCTCGCGGGGCTCTTCATCGCCGCGATCATCGCCGCCGCCATGGGGGCGATCGCCGCCGAGCTCAATTCGCTCTCCACCGCGACGGTGATCGACTTCTACCGCCGCTGGTATCGCCCCGAGGCCAGCGACGAGCACTTCCTGCGCGTGTCCAAGGCGGCGACGCTGGTGTGGGGCGTGTTCGCCTGCATCGTGGCAACCTACGCCGCCACGTTAGGCTCGCTCATCGAGGTGGTGAACCGCTTCGGCTCCTTCTTCTACGGCTCGATCCTCGGCGTCTTCCTCCTGGCGATGATCCGTCGATCGACCGCGACCGGCGCCTTCGTCGGCCTCCTGGCCGGGATGGCGAGCGTTGCGGCTGTCTCGTTCGGGTTGCCGCAGGTCTCGTTTCTCTGGCACAACGTGATCGGCGCCGTTGCTGTGGTGGTCGTGGGAAGCCTCCTCTCGGTGAAGAGATCGTAGAAGACGAGAAGACGAGAGGACGAGAAGACGAGGAAAAGCAAAGGGCGGGGCGCGCATTCTGGCGGCCCCGCCCTTTGCACCTGCAGTCCCTCGTCTTCTCGTCTTCTCGTCTTCTCGTCCTCTCGTCCTCTACCGCGGCGCGGTCACGCGCCGCGGTACGATCGGCGCCGCATGCACGTCGCCGACGATGCGGGCCTGCTCCACGGCGTGCGACGAGGCAAACCCCTCCGCCGGGCTCGCCCGCTCGGGGCGCCCGATGTAGCGGATGATGAGGGCGTTGCCGGCCGATGCGCGCAAGCGCGGGGCGACGTAGCTCCACGCACCCATGTTCTTCGGTTCCTCCTGCGCCCAGACAATCTCGGCGATGTTGGGATACAGGTCGACGACGCGCGACACTTCCTCGTGCGGCCAGGGATAGAGCTGCTCCACGCGCACCACCGCGAGGTGTGCCGGGTGGTCCTTCGCCACGAGTTCGTAATACAGCTTCCCCGTGCAGAACACGAGGCGCGTGACGTCGTCGCGGCTGGCGACCTGCGGGTCGTCGAGCACCGGCTGGAATCGCCCGTTGACCAGGTCGTCGAGGCGCGACGAGGCGGCCGCCAGGCGCAACATGCTCTTGGGCTGCATGAGCACCAGCGGGCGGCGGACGGGGACGCGCGACTGGCGGCGCAGCACATGGAAGTACTGCGCCGACGTCGTCGGGTAGGCGACGCGCATGTTCCCCTCGGCGCACAGCTGCAAGAAGCGCTCGAGGCGCGCCGAGGAATGTTCCGGCCCCTGCCCCTCGTAGCCGTGTGGCAGGAGGAGGACGACGCTCGAGTCCTGTCCCCACTTGGCGCGGTCGGCCACGATGAACTGGTCGATGATGGGCTGCGCCATGTTGGCAAAGTCGCCGAACTGCGCCTCCCACAAGACGAGGGCTTCTTCTTCCGCGGTCGAGAAGCCGTACTCGAAGCCGAGGACGCCCATCTCGTTGAGCGGCGAGTTGTAGACCTCGAAGCGACCGGTGGCGTTAGGCAGGTGCTGCAACGGGCAGTACTTCGCCCCCGTGTTCACGTCGTTGAGGACGGCGTGGCGATGCGTGAAGGTGCCGCGCTCGGAGTCCTGCCCGGTGAGGCGGACGTGCGTGC is from Gemmatimonadaceae bacterium and encodes:
- a CDS encoding sodium:solute symporter, which translates into the protein MHPLNWAVVAAYLLFVIVDGLRRTRGTKGIEGYFLAGRSLPWWAVGLSVMATQLSAVTMIGTTGQGATDGMRFVQFYFGLPLAMVILGVTLVPFLHGAKVYTAYEYLERRFDPRTRTLTSFLFLLSRGMSCGTIIAAPAVVFSAIFGWPLPWSVALIGIPTVLYTMIGGVKAVAWADVKQMVVITSALVAVVVVLLARIPVSPDAALRLAGSAGRLTTFDFSFDLSKTYTFWSGIIGGTFLMLSYFGTDQSQVQRYLAARSVDEARNSLLISAYWKIPLQALVLMVGVLVFVFYLFQAPPLLWNPTHEARVRAERGAAYAQLESRYATAVAARTDAARSLAEHAPGDASAAPAHDTFVQRDADVTQVRTEALALAQDVTGGTSRDVNYIIPRFVLSELPIGLAGLFIAAIIAAAMGAIAAELNSLSTATVIDFYRRWYRPEASDEHFLRVSKAATLVWGVFACIVATYAATLGSLIEVVNRFGSFFYGSILGVFLLAMIRRSTATGAFVGLLAGMASVAAVSFGLPQVSFLWHNVIGAVAVVVVGSLLSVKRS